In the Candidatus Eisenbacteria bacterium genome, one interval contains:
- a CDS encoding DinB family protein, with protein MANTIAKTYRKGPVGALMDEYERAAAELVSILEGITDEEYERIRDTQTQDDDCRSIQTIMTHVIRAGYGYAGYMRTAWGKEPVVRWNETVTRAQALAEFRKMLGYTIETLDGKWDMTEQEAVETKMQVRWGPTYDFEQLFEHAIVHVLRHRRQIDRFLGR; from the coding sequence ATGGCCAACACGATCGCGAAGACGTACCGGAAGGGCCCGGTCGGCGCGCTGATGGACGAGTACGAGCGCGCCGCGGCGGAGCTCGTTTCGATTCTCGAGGGCATCACCGACGAGGAGTACGAGCGGATCCGCGACACGCAGACACAAGACGACGATTGCCGCTCGATCCAGACGATCATGACCCACGTGATCCGTGCGGGGTACGGCTACGCGGGGTACATGCGCACGGCATGGGGCAAGGAGCCGGTCGTCCGGTGGAACGAGACGGTCACGCGCGCGCAGGCGCTCGCCGAATTCCGGAAGATGCTCGGCTACACGATCGAGACGCTCGACGGAAAGTGGGACATGACCGAGCAGGAAGCCGTGGAGACGAAGATGCAGGTCCGCTGGGGTCCCACGTACGACTTCGAGCAGCTCTTCGAGCACGCGATCGTCCACGTGCTGCGGCATCGCCGGCAGATCGATCGCTTCCTGGGGAGATGA